A genomic window from Cardiocondyla obscurior isolate alpha-2009 linkage group LG02, Cobs3.1, whole genome shotgun sequence includes:
- the Nkd gene encoding protein naked cuticle homolog 1, with amino-acid sequence MATGLVKWWRARFLAGYRPFSVVGTNTEGSDSEELLTGVPTTCNVSSPPTTEAQPILISPVETAQVAPDSSSIPAEPTGNDEQPTCGTTKQLSFEEFECDVSVAEGDRRRQEFSFTLYDFDGHGKITKDDIAGLVTTIYDTLGASIQVPPCGSKTIKVKLTVSPDQRSSSSQAPRNAAGTCLNATQTPQTAAPSPGHQHNSSSCCHLKHTAPCGHAATATAATATAARHGASRVPRRRRTTRYRCQTERKEVDTRSEDDDENVRTNRVQQEELRKRVGPVPHLPSPYSNSSEGDVSDDSDTSPAFSPLTPLLTTNERKRSGALQRQQLLEIIQANMEKNNLSFHTSRKRHQNEQSRIPSHSPHLENSNHNNQDCPTSLEPRQVNYHKPVRESTHQSASFPKTPTKSRSANLRKTRHATPKNNATHSSPQTYATYSQILNRNMLAPTTVYNDTPQHTVTNVHRNIVNVVPNNNQQTANQTITNNHSNLQRNDAQFVHTQQCGRPSKKHQLKHATREQDQARAMAQVVRWLEREFSQNAVAATSNRRHVHEHIHHHYHHYHPEALV; translated from the exons ATGGCTACCGGATTGGTAAAGTGGTGGCGGGCAAGGTTCCTCGCTGGCTACAGACCCTTTTCTG TCGTAGGGACCAATACGGAGGGCAGCGATTCCGAGGAATTGCTCACGGGCGTCCCGACGACCTGCAACGTCTCGTCGCCACCGACTACGGAGGCCCAGCCGATTCTAATATCTCCCGTGGAGACGGCGCAGGTCGCGCCTGATAGCTCGAGCATACCTGCGGAACCTACCGGTAATGATGAACAGCCTACTTGCGGTACAACGAAACAGCTTAGTTTCGAG GAATTCGAGTGCGACGTGTCGGTCGCGGAAGGTGACAGGAGACGGCAAGAGTTCTCTTTTACGCTGTACGACTTTGACGGGCACGGGAAGATCACCAAGGACGACATAGCCGGTTTGGTGACCACCATTTATGATACGCTCGGCGCCTCGATACAAGTACCGCCGTGCGGCAGCAAGACGATTAAGGTGAAGCTGACGGTGTCGCCCGATCAGCGGAGCAGCAGCAGCCAAGCGCCGCGCAATGCCGCTGGCACCTGCCTAAATGCCACGCAAACGCCACAGACCGCTGCACCGTCGCCCGGTCATCAACACAACTCGTCCTCTTGCTGCCATTTGAAGCACACCGCCCCGTGCGGCCATGCAGCAACCGCCACAGCCGCCACTGCGACCGCGGCACGGCACGGGGCGAGTAGAGTTCCTAGAAGGCGAAGAACGACGCGCTATCGTTGTCAG ACTGAGAGAAAAGAAGTGGATACTCGCAGCGAGGATGACGATGAGAATGTCCGAACTAATCGAGTACAGCAAGAGGAGCTGCGTAAAAGAGTCGGTCCAGTGCCCCATTTACCATCTCCCTATTCAAACAGCTCGGAGGGTGATGTGAGCGATGATAGTGACACTTCCCCCGCGTTCTCTCCATTAACACCGCTTCTTACGACGAATGAGAGGAAACGCAGCGGCGCCCTACAAAGGCAACAATTGCTGGAGATTATTCAGGCcaatatggaaaaaaataatctcagTTTTCACACATCAAG GAAACGGCATCAAAACGAACAATCGCGCATTCCATCTCACAGTCCCCATTTAGAAAACTCGAATCACAATAATCAAGATTGTCCCACATCTTTGGAGCCTCGTCAAGTGAACTATCACAAACCTGTCCGGGAGAGTACTCATCAGTCCGCGTCGTTTCCCAAGACGCCGACCAAATCGCGATCGGCGAATCTCAGAAAGACGCGGCACGCGACACCGAAGAACAACGCGACGCATTCCTCTCCCCAGACTTACGCGACGTATTCGCAGATATTGAATCGCAACATGCTCGCACCGACGACGGTATACAACGACACCCCGCAGCACACCGTCACCAACGTTCATCGCAACATCGTTAACGTCGTGCCCAACAATAATCAGCAGACGGCTAATCAAACGATTACCAATAATCATAGTAATTTGCAACGCAACGACGCGCAATTCGTTCATACGCAACAATGCGGCAGACCGAGCAAGAAGCATCAGTTAAAGCACGCTACGCGGGAGCAGGATCAGGCCCGAGCGATGGCGCAAGTCGTGCGTTGGCTCGAACGTGAATTCTCGCAGAACGCGGTGGCGGCCACGTCCAACCGAAGGCACGTTCACGAGCATATTCACCATCACTATCATCACTATCACCCCGAGGCCCTGGTTTAA